In one Streptomyces sp. NBC_01288 genomic region, the following are encoded:
- a CDS encoding PucR family transcriptional regulator has translation MAVPTPRGVPTEPGTALVPPDLAELLRAQLSVVSDEVEVVVRREVPEYARPADGTYRENLRSGVVQALTLFVDHIADPHGQNAAMAAAYYAELGRGEALEGRSLEALQSAIRVGGLHAWRLMGRTAEELGLDSAVVAALGELAFRTVHEVAEAAAAGYAEAQSRSTDEVERRRRRLLELLLGEGPVAPEALQDLAHGARWRVPAQVAVIALAGPADPRAEDRPPAMPGALADMESRPPRVLVPDPEGYGRFGGRSFVLGLGGRPAAIGPTVPVVEAARSLRWATRALGLMGRGVLPRQGVVLCADHLSTLLLHSDEPLLAQLELRALAPLDAASEGQRPRLAETLLAWLLGGSNVPDVAARLHIHPQTVRYRLRQLEKLFGASLHDPGTRLDLILALRSADLREGDRDSRGGDRDSRGDKNRESF, from the coding sequence GTGGCTGTCCCCACCCCGCGCGGAGTACCCACCGAGCCCGGAACCGCTCTGGTTCCGCCCGACCTGGCCGAGCTGCTGCGCGCCCAACTCAGCGTCGTCTCCGACGAGGTGGAGGTGGTGGTGCGCAGAGAGGTCCCCGAGTACGCGCGGCCGGCCGACGGGACGTACCGCGAGAACCTCAGGTCCGGGGTGGTGCAGGCGCTCACGCTGTTCGTCGACCACATCGCGGACCCGCACGGCCAGAACGCCGCGATGGCGGCGGCGTACTACGCGGAACTCGGGCGCGGCGAGGCCCTGGAGGGCCGCAGTCTGGAGGCGCTTCAGTCGGCGATCCGCGTCGGCGGGCTGCATGCTTGGCGGCTGATGGGCCGTACGGCGGAGGAACTCGGCCTGGATTCGGCGGTGGTGGCCGCGCTGGGCGAGCTGGCGTTCCGGACCGTGCACGAGGTCGCGGAGGCGGCCGCCGCCGGGTACGCGGAGGCCCAGTCGCGCAGCACGGACGAGGTGGAGCGGCGGCGCCGCCGACTGCTCGAACTCCTGCTGGGCGAGGGGCCGGTGGCTCCGGAGGCCTTGCAGGACCTGGCGCACGGCGCGCGGTGGCGGGTGCCTGCGCAGGTCGCCGTCATCGCGCTGGCGGGCCCCGCGGACCCGCGCGCGGAGGACCGGCCGCCGGCGATGCCGGGCGCGCTGGCGGACATGGAGTCACGGCCGCCGCGCGTGCTGGTGCCGGACCCGGAGGGCTACGGCCGGTTCGGCGGGCGGTCGTTCGTCCTCGGCCTGGGCGGCCGTCCGGCGGCGATCGGTCCTACGGTCCCGGTCGTCGAGGCCGCGCGGTCCTTGCGCTGGGCCACGCGGGCGCTGGGGCTGATGGGCCGCGGGGTGCTGCCCCGGCAGGGCGTGGTGCTGTGCGCCGACCATCTGTCGACGCTGTTGCTGCACAGCGACGAACCGCTGCTCGCCCAGCTGGAGTTACGGGCCCTGGCGCCGCTCGACGCCGCTTCCGAGGGTCAACGCCCGCGGCTGGCCGAGACGTTGCTCGCCTGGCTGCTGGGCGGCAGCAACGTGCCCGATGTCGCCGCGCGGCTCCATATCCACCCGCAGACGGTCCGCTATCGCCTGCGTCAGTTGGAGAAACTCTTCGGCGCGTCCTTGCACGATCCCGGAACTCGTCTGGACCTGATCCTCGCGCTGCGTTCGGCGGATTTACGGGAGGGCGACCGCGACTCACGGGGCGGTGACCGCGACTCACGGGGCGACAAAAACAGAGAGAGTTTCTGA
- a CDS encoding alpha/beta hydrolase: MPHHHPHGMSRRAVTRASAATGLALLFGATAAVGRARAATQISARTFDVSVSSPALGRSAPVRLILPSDFDAQPGRTYPVLYLLHGAHDDYTSWTRETDIEAFTEGRDLIVAIPDAGPTGIPSAWRDGPDYETFQLTEVPALLARDYRASGVRAVAGVSTGGYGAMAHAARHPGAFTAAASYSGILDTTAPGVPSLVDAIVARENLAPRALWGNPLLDLLTWQAANPRAQAGGLRGTPLYVSNGSGVAGGSGDWLPEALESLLWPSAHSFTGVLALLGVPVTTHFYSGGGHSWAYWKGEFTTSWPMLAGALGLPE, from the coding sequence ATGCCGCACCACCACCCTCACGGGATGTCCCGACGCGCCGTCACAAGGGCCTCCGCGGCCACGGGACTTGCCCTCCTGTTCGGTGCCACGGCCGCCGTGGGCCGGGCCCGGGCCGCGACGCAGATCTCGGCGCGCACGTTCGACGTGTCCGTGTCGTCACCCGCGCTGGGCCGCAGCGCGCCGGTGCGGCTGATCCTGCCGTCGGACTTCGACGCGCAGCCCGGGCGGACGTATCCCGTGCTGTATCTGCTGCACGGGGCGCACGACGACTACACGTCGTGGACGCGGGAGACGGACATCGAGGCGTTCACCGAGGGCCGCGATCTGATCGTGGCGATACCGGACGCGGGACCCACCGGCATCCCGAGCGCGTGGCGGGACGGTCCCGACTACGAGACCTTCCAACTCACGGAGGTTCCGGCGCTGTTGGCCCGTGACTACCGGGCGTCCGGTGTGCGGGCCGTCGCCGGGGTGTCCACCGGAGGCTACGGCGCGATGGCGCACGCGGCCCGTCACCCGGGGGCGTTCACCGCCGCCGCGTCGTACAGCGGCATCCTCGACACCACGGCCCCCGGGGTGCCCTCCCTCGTGGACGCCATCGTGGCCCGCGAGAATCTGGCGCCGCGCGCCCTCTGGGGCAATCCCCTTCTGGACCTGCTGACTTGGCAGGCCGCCAATCCGCGCGCCCAGGCCGGCGGGCTGCGCGGGACACCCTTGTACGTGTCCAACGGCAGTGGTGTGGCCGGGGGTTCGGGCGACTGGCTGCCCGAGGCGCTGGAGAGTCTGCTGTGGCCCTCCGCGCACAGTTTCACCGGCGTTCTCGCCCTGCTCGGCGTTCCGGTGACCACGCACTTCTACTCGGGAGGAGGTCACAGCTGGGCTTACTGGAAAGGGGAGTTCACCACCTCGTGGCCGATGCTCGCCGGTGCGCTGGGGCTGCCGGAGTGA
- a CDS encoding acyltransferase domain-containing protein has protein sequence MTAADTRTLLRRRIAERVAEWNNTPVDDVPLDRPLADLGMSSRDAVVLAGELSSLTGHELPTTLLWEAPTVDALVERVCGTTTPTALQTAPVAVALGESVAVIGVGCRLPGGVHGPADYWRLLIDGVDAIGRVPEDRWADFTAFPPPETPLHGGYLDDIAGFDADFFRITPREAAVMDPQQRILLEVVRETLDHASVPATSLAGTATGIYVGVSAPEYGQLTGADANAVDPWAPAGAALSVAAGRLAYVLDTRGPNMAVDTACSSSLVAVHQACVSLRTGETDSAIAAGVNVLLSPVVGVAFERAGALAPDGRCKPFSTVADGIGRGEGCAAVLLKRLSDAERDGDRVLAVIRATAVNSDGRSNGLLAPNPAAQQALLATAYTRAGLAPAHIDYVEAHGTGTPLGDPIEAGALGAVLGAGRDPEQPLLLGSVKGNLGHLESAAGITGLVKTVLALHHDLVPPSLHGNTLDDTRLRVVTEPEPWPRYGGTATAGISGFGFGGTNAHAVVEEWRPALPPLEESAARLHLLSDVDTERVRDTASRLAAWLGTPEGNAARPADVARTLAGRVGRGPVRAAVVARDGGELADALAALAQGGSPDARVMTGDRDLVGRGPVWVFSGYGSQWTGMGRQLLLEEPAFAAAVEKLDAQVADVFGFSLHEHLLSAGDLDRLDVAQPALFGVQLALAELWRSYGVEPVAVIGHSLGEVAAAVCAGALDVADAARVVAVRARLLGELHGGAMAVVDLDDSELASLERDFPGVHVAVHSSPRQKVVTGDEMAVARLVRGLEERGRAARVMRVVGAGHSPQVDPLLPELTEALADVRGRPPRIPVYSTVLHDPRGACEFDAGHWAANLRQPVRLDRALTAAAADGHTAFVEISPHPVLARSIADNVPGALTVGTLHRDADGSAAFLRELGALYTAGLNLPLPSGRVIDLPVPRWRHVRYWWTDGRTPVAAPAAHRWAEPSPTALDDSVTARVSHHIAGVTGHPSARITPTTALTDLGLDSLMAVRIRTALQRDFGVELHLRDLFDAVTVADVADRVGQLTDAPSPLSPLFLFHAAGGTTDVYRALAERLGEDRPMHGLDRIEDAHTVSEKARRYVEAITLAHPDGPCVLAGWSFGGFVAQETARQLTAGGREVELVVLMDSVRPLPQPDRAPADRIRAHLTGFARHIADTYGVQLALPYDELVALDDDHERIGRVLRTLRGVVEVPPAVLEHQRASYLDLRIGEAHQPGRYEGRVVLYRATEPAPHTVRDPAYERDDDALGWDEVCPRLTVVPVAGHHLSLLDPPYVDEIAAHLRRVLASPEGPAEPA, from the coding sequence ATGACGGCCGCCGACACGAGAACGCTGCTGCGCCGCCGGATCGCGGAACGGGTGGCCGAGTGGAACAACACCCCTGTCGACGACGTCCCGTTGGACCGACCGTTGGCCGACCTCGGCATGTCCTCCCGGGACGCGGTCGTGCTGGCGGGCGAGTTGTCCTCGCTGACGGGCCACGAGTTGCCGACGACCCTGCTGTGGGAGGCGCCGACCGTGGACGCGCTGGTGGAGCGGGTGTGCGGTACGACCACGCCAACTGCCTTACAGACGGCCCCAGTTGCTGTGGCGCTGGGCGAGTCGGTGGCGGTCATCGGGGTCGGCTGCCGACTGCCGGGCGGAGTGCACGGTCCGGCCGACTACTGGCGCCTGCTGATCGACGGTGTCGACGCGATCGGCCGCGTCCCCGAGGACAGATGGGCCGACTTCACGGCGTTCCCGCCGCCCGAAACCCCCCTGCACGGCGGCTACTTGGACGACATCGCCGGGTTCGACGCCGACTTCTTCCGCATCACCCCGCGCGAGGCCGCGGTGATGGACCCCCAGCAACGCATCCTCCTGGAGGTCGTCCGAGAGACCCTCGACCACGCCTCCGTCCCCGCGACTTCCCTGGCGGGCACGGCCACCGGCATCTACGTCGGCGTCTCGGCCCCGGAGTACGGACAGCTCACCGGCGCCGACGCGAACGCCGTCGACCCGTGGGCCCCGGCGGGCGCGGCGCTGAGTGTGGCGGCGGGCCGACTGGCGTACGTGTTGGACACCCGCGGCCCCAACATGGCGGTGGACACGGCCTGTTCGTCCTCCCTCGTCGCCGTCCACCAGGCCTGCGTCAGCCTCCGCACCGGTGAGACCGACTCGGCAATCGCCGCCGGAGTCAACGTCCTCCTCTCCCCCGTCGTCGGCGTCGCCTTCGAACGGGCGGGCGCGCTCGCCCCCGACGGCCGCTGCAAGCCCTTCTCCACCGTGGCCGACGGCATCGGACGCGGCGAGGGCTGCGCGGCGGTGCTGCTGAAGCGGCTGTCCGACGCGGAACGGGACGGCGACCGTGTCCTCGCGGTCATCCGCGCGACCGCCGTCAACTCCGACGGCCGTTCCAACGGTCTCCTCGCCCCCAACCCGGCTGCCCAGCAAGCTCTGTTGGCCACCGCGTACACACGCGCCGGACTCGCCCCGGCCCACATCGACTACGTCGAGGCGCACGGCACCGGCACCCCGCTCGGCGACCCGATCGAGGCGGGCGCGCTCGGCGCGGTGCTGGGCGCCGGCCGTGACCCCGAACAGCCGCTGCTGCTCGGCTCGGTGAAGGGAAACCTCGGCCACCTGGAATCCGCGGCGGGCATCACCGGCCTGGTGAAAACGGTCCTCGCCCTCCACCACGACCTCGTCCCACCGTCGCTGCACGGCAACACCCTCGACGACACACGGCTCCGCGTGGTCACCGAGCCCGAACCCTGGCCCCGCTACGGCGGTACGGCCACCGCCGGCATCTCCGGTTTCGGGTTCGGCGGCACCAACGCCCATGCCGTAGTGGAGGAATGGCGGCCCGCACTGCCCCCGCTGGAAGAGTCCGCCGCCCGCCTCCATCTCCTCTCCGACGTCGACACCGAGCGGGTCCGCGACACCGCGTCCCGTCTCGCCGCGTGGCTCGGTACGCCCGAAGGGAACGCCGCCCGTCCCGCCGATGTGGCGCGCACTCTCGCCGGACGGGTGGGGCGCGGGCCCGTGCGCGCCGCGGTCGTCGCTCGCGACGGGGGTGAACTGGCCGATGCGCTGGCCGCGTTGGCGCAGGGTGGAAGCCCGGATGCGCGCGTGATGACCGGTGACCGGGATCTCGTAGGGCGGGGTCCGGTCTGGGTGTTCTCCGGATACGGCAGCCAGTGGACCGGCATGGGACGCCAACTACTCCTGGAGGAACCGGCCTTCGCCGCCGCCGTGGAGAAGCTCGACGCACAGGTGGCTGACGTGTTCGGCTTCTCCCTCCACGAGCACCTGCTCTCCGCCGGGGATCTCGACCGGCTCGACGTCGCTCAACCAGCCTTGTTCGGCGTCCAGTTGGCACTCGCGGAGCTGTGGCGGTCCTACGGCGTCGAGCCGGTCGCCGTGATCGGCCATTCCCTGGGCGAGGTGGCCGCCGCCGTCTGCGCGGGCGCGCTGGACGTGGCGGACGCGGCCCGGGTCGTCGCCGTACGGGCGCGGTTGCTGGGGGAGCTGCACGGGGGCGCGATGGCCGTCGTAGACCTGGATGACAGTGAACTGGCTTCTCTGGAGCGGGACTTCCCGGGTGTGCATGTCGCCGTGCACTCCTCGCCCCGGCAGAAGGTCGTCACCGGCGACGAGATGGCGGTCGCCCGGCTGGTGCGTGGACTGGAGGAGCGGGGGCGTGCCGCCCGGGTCATGCGGGTGGTCGGCGCCGGACACTCGCCTCAGGTGGACCCGCTGTTGCCGGAACTGACCGAGGCCCTCGCGGATGTCCGGGGTCGGCCGCCGCGCATCCCCGTCTACTCCACCGTGCTCCACGACCCGCGCGGCGCCTGCGAGTTCGACGCCGGCCACTGGGCCGCCAACCTGCGCCAACCGGTTCGCCTGGACCGTGCCCTCACCGCCGCTGCGGCGGACGGACACACCGCCTTCGTGGAGATCTCGCCGCATCCGGTCCTGGCCAGGTCCATCGCCGACAACGTGCCCGGCGCCCTCACCGTCGGCACGCTGCACCGCGACGCGGACGGATCCGCCGCGTTTCTAAGGGAGTTGGGGGCCTTGTACACGGCGGGACTGAACCTGCCCCTACCGTCCGGCCGGGTCATCGACCTCCCGGTACCGCGCTGGCGGCACGTCCGGTACTGGTGGACCGACGGCCGAACTCCCGTCGCAGCACCCGCCGCACACCGTTGGGCCGAGCCGAGCCCAACAGCCCTAGACGACTCGGTGACCGCCCGTGTCAGCCATCACATCGCCGGCGTCACCGGCCATCCGTCGGCCCGTATCACCCCCACCACGGCACTGACCGACCTCGGCCTGGACTCCCTCATGGCCGTCCGCATCCGTACCGCCCTGCAACGCGACTTCGGTGTCGAGTTGCACCTGCGCGACCTGTTCGACGCCGTCACGGTCGCCGACGTGGCGGACCGCGTAGGCCAGTTGACCGACGCGCCATCCCCTCTCTCCCCGCTCTTCCTGTTCCACGCCGCCGGTGGGACCACCGACGTCTACCGCGCACTCGCCGAACGCCTCGGCGAGGACCGGCCGATGCACGGACTGGACCGGATCGAGGACGCCCACACCGTGTCCGAGAAGGCTCGCCGCTACGTCGAGGCGATCACCTTGGCTCATCCCGACGGGCCCTGTGTGCTTGCGGGTTGGTCCTTCGGCGGTTTCGTGGCGCAGGAGACGGCACGTCAACTCACCGCCGGCGGGCGGGAGGTCGAACTCGTCGTGCTCATGGACTCCGTACGGCCCCTCCCCCAGCCCGACCGCGCACCCGCCGACCGCATCCGCGCGCACCTCACGGGCTTCGCCCGGCACATCGCCGACACATACGGGGTCCAACTCGCCCTGCCCTACGACGAACTCGTGGCGTTGGACGACGACCACGAGCGCATCGGCCGCGTGCTGCGCACCCTGCGCGGGGTCGTGGAAGTGCCGCCGGCCGTGCTGGAGCACCAGCGTGCCTCGTATCTGGATCTGCGGATCGGCGAGGCGCATCAACCGGGCCGGTACGAGGGGCGGGTGGTGCTGTACCGGGCCACCGAACCGGCTCCGCACACCGTGCGCGACCCGGCGTACGAACGGGACGACGACGCGCTCGGCTGGGACGAGGTGTGCCCGCGTCTGACGGTCGTACCGGTGGCGGGGCACCACCTGTCGTTGCTCGACCCACCGTACGTCGACGAGATCGCCGCCCATCTGCGGCGGGTGCTCGCCTCCCCGGAGGGACCCGCCGAACCAGCCTGA
- a CDS encoding fatty acyl-AMP ligase: MDSRRPPLAPAYRTLPEYVRHWAELTPDRRAFTFVDHPAPNSRGVHRTLTWQRLDLRVRALAARLTEHAEPGSRVALLCPQGTDYITGFLAALTAGMVAVPLYPPGLPGQGDRLVGVLGDARPSVVVTTGRALPEVTDFCERARVTVLAADRVPDSAALNWQAPEPDSAAIAYLQYTSGSTRAPAGVEITHANVVANARQALAAYSADAHPMTCVGWLPLYHDMGLVLSVAAPVVRGLLSVLMDPAAFLHEPARWLRLLAAHPLALSAAPNFAYDYCASAVTGAQKEGLRLDGVAALINGSEPVRPGTADRFQAAFAAQGLAAEVHCPSYGLAEATVFVSAARPGRPLGRFALDRDALAAGKALPARPEDPRAVLLAACGTPVGQRVRIVDPVAHAVLAEGEVGEIWVQGPNVGRGYWNNSAQTERVFGAVLGEEAPGSWLRTGDLGTVLEGQLIVTGRLKDLIVVDGRNHYPQDVEATAQDAHHAVRRDRLAAFGVPGGAGERVVVVAEHARTTSLADVDVPALTRAVRAAVSARHGLRLADVVLVAPGTVPRTSSGKVSRALTRTRYLEGAYTAETAV; encoded by the coding sequence ATGGACAGCCGCCGCCCCCCGCTCGCACCCGCGTACCGGACTCTGCCCGAGTACGTGCGCCACTGGGCCGAACTCACCCCGGACCGCCGGGCGTTCACGTTCGTCGACCACCCCGCCCCCAACTCCCGTGGTGTGCACCGCACTCTGACCTGGCAGCGCCTGGACCTGCGCGTGCGTGCCCTGGCCGCACGGCTCACCGAGCATGCCGAACCCGGTTCACGGGTCGCCCTGTTGTGCCCGCAGGGCACGGACTACATCACCGGTTTCCTGGCGGCGCTGACGGCCGGGATGGTCGCCGTACCGCTGTATCCGCCCGGACTGCCGGGGCAGGGCGACCGGCTGGTCGGGGTGTTGGGCGACGCCCGCCCGTCGGTCGTGGTGACCACCGGCCGCGCCCTGCCCGAGGTGACGGACTTCTGCGAGCGCGCGCGGGTGACAGTCCTCGCGGCGGACCGGGTCCCGGACTCCGCCGCGCTCAACTGGCAGGCACCGGAACCGGATTCGGCCGCGATCGCCTACCTCCAGTACACCTCCGGCTCCACCCGCGCTCCGGCCGGTGTGGAGATCACGCACGCGAACGTCGTCGCCAACGCCCGCCAGGCGCTTGCCGCTTACAGTGCCGACGCGCACCCGATGACCTGCGTGGGCTGGCTGCCGCTCTACCACGACATGGGGCTCGTGCTGAGCGTCGCGGCCCCGGTCGTACGCGGCCTGCTGTCGGTACTCATGGACCCGGCCGCGTTCCTGCACGAACCGGCGCGCTGGCTACGGCTGTTGGCCGCGCATCCGCTGGCGCTGAGTGCCGCGCCCAACTTCGCCTACGACTACTGCGCCTCCGCCGTCACCGGGGCGCAGAAGGAGGGGCTGCGGCTGGACGGGGTCGCCGCGCTGATCAACGGCAGCGAGCCCGTCCGGCCCGGCACCGCCGACCGTTTCCAGGCCGCGTTCGCCGCGCAGGGTCTCGCGGCGGAGGTGCACTGTCCGTCGTACGGGCTCGCCGAGGCCACCGTCTTCGTCAGCGCCGCCCGGCCCGGCCGCCCGCTCGGCCGGTTCGCCCTCGACCGTGACGCGCTCGCCGCCGGAAAGGCCCTGCCCGCGCGGCCCGAGGACCCGCGAGCGGTGCTACTGGCCGCCTGCGGTACGCCAGTTGGGCAGCGGGTGCGCATCGTCGATCCGGTCGCCCACGCGGTGCTGGCCGAGGGGGAGGTCGGGGAGATCTGGGTGCAGGGTCCCAATGTGGGGCGCGGCTACTGGAACAACTCGGCGCAGACCGAGCGCGTCTTCGGCGCCGTGCTCGGCGAGGAGGCGCCGGGCAGTTGGCTGCGCACCGGCGACCTCGGGACCGTGCTGGAGGGGCAGTTGATCGTCACCGGCCGGCTCAAGGACCTCATCGTCGTCGACGGCCGCAACCACTATCCGCAGGACGTGGAGGCCACCGCCCAGGACGCGCATCACGCCGTACGACGCGACCGGCTGGCCGCGTTCGGTGTGCCGGGCGGCGCGGGCGAGCGGGTGGTGGTCGTCGCCGAGCACGCGCGCACGACCAGCCTCGCCGACGTCGACGTACCGGCCCTGACGCGTGCCGTACGCGCGGCCGTCTCCGCCCGGCACGGGCTGCGGCTCGCCGACGTCGTCCTCGTCGCACCGGGCACGGTCCCCCGCACCTCCAGCGGCAAGGTGTCCCGGGCCCTGACCCGCACCCGCTATCTGGAGGGCGCCTACACGGCGGAGACCGCGGTATGA
- a CDS encoding acyl-CoA carboxylase subunit beta, with the protein MAPAADGTAGRIGDLEHRRARAVATVAPRRQGALGARERIERMLDAGSFAETGGFVRARAVGDGAQRPYGDGVVTGYGTVDGRPVCVFAQDSTVFGGSMGEAFGEKTVALMELALKTGCPVVGLNDSGGARIQEGVNSLALYAELVRRNVKASGVIPQISVVLGPCAGGAAYSPAITDFTVMVDGASHMFVTGPDVIEAVTGERTTAEELGGARTSNSVNGNAHFLAADEGDALDTVRDLLSYLPANNLERPPEYAPGSVADGAPLDGIVPDRLGQAYDMRDILHAVVDDGELLHVQELFAPNIICALARVEGASVGVVANQPLHSAGVLDIDASEKAARFVRFCDAFGIPLLTFADVPGYLSGVRQERGGIIRRGAKLLYAYAEATVPKVTVVVRKAYGGGYAVMGSKHLGADLNLAWPTARIAVMGAEGAVGVLHRRQLAAAADPEALRADLVAAYESTHGTPYLAAERGYVDDVIAPRDTRAHVGRALRALRGKRAPMPERRHGNIPL; encoded by the coding sequence GTGGCACCCGCGGCGGACGGCACGGCCGGACGCATCGGCGATCTGGAACACCGTCGGGCGCGGGCGGTTGCCACGGTCGCGCCGAGAAGACAGGGCGCTCTCGGTGCGCGGGAGCGCATCGAACGGATGCTGGACGCGGGCTCGTTCGCCGAGACCGGCGGCTTCGTGCGGGCCAGAGCCGTCGGCGACGGTGCCCAACGCCCCTACGGCGACGGGGTCGTGACCGGATACGGCACGGTCGACGGACGGCCGGTCTGCGTGTTCGCGCAGGACTCCACGGTCTTCGGCGGCAGCATGGGCGAGGCCTTCGGCGAGAAGACAGTGGCCCTCATGGAGCTCGCCCTGAAGACCGGCTGCCCGGTCGTCGGCCTCAACGACTCCGGCGGCGCCCGCATCCAGGAGGGCGTCAACTCCCTTGCCCTCTACGCCGAGTTGGTGCGCCGCAATGTGAAGGCGTCCGGGGTGATCCCGCAGATCTCCGTCGTCCTGGGCCCGTGTGCGGGCGGTGCCGCGTACTCCCCCGCCATCACCGACTTCACCGTGATGGTGGACGGTGCCTCGCACATGTTCGTCACCGGGCCCGACGTCATCGAGGCGGTCACCGGTGAACGCACCACCGCCGAGGAGCTGGGCGGCGCCCGCACCAGCAACTCCGTGAACGGCAACGCCCACTTCCTCGCCGCCGACGAGGGCGACGCGCTCGACACCGTACGCGACCTGCTGTCGTACCTTCCCGCCAACAACCTGGAGCGGCCACCGGAGTACGCGCCCGGTTCCGTCGCCGACGGGGCGCCGCTCGACGGGATCGTGCCCGACCGGCTCGGCCAGGCCTACGACATGCGGGACATCCTGCACGCGGTCGTCGACGACGGTGAACTCCTGCACGTACAGGAGCTGTTCGCGCCGAACATCATCTGTGCGCTGGCCCGGGTCGAGGGGGCGAGTGTCGGGGTCGTCGCCAACCAGCCGCTGCACTCGGCCGGTGTCCTCGACATCGACGCCTCCGAGAAGGCGGCGCGGTTCGTACGGTTCTGCGACGCGTTCGGCATCCCGCTGCTGACCTTCGCCGACGTCCCCGGCTACCTCTCCGGCGTCCGTCAGGAGCGGGGCGGCATCATCCGGCGCGGCGCCAAACTCCTGTACGCGTACGCCGAGGCGACCGTCCCGAAGGTCACCGTGGTGGTGCGCAAGGCGTACGGCGGCGGGTACGCGGTGATGGGCTCCAAGCACCTCGGCGCCGATCTCAACCTCGCCTGGCCCACGGCCCGTATCGCCGTCATGGGCGCGGAGGGTGCCGTGGGCGTGCTGCACCGGCGCCAACTCGCCGCCGCTGCCGACCCCGAGGCGCTGCGGGCCGACCTGGTCGCCGCGTACGAGTCCACGCACGGGACGCCGTACCTCGCGGCCGAGCGCGGGTACGTCGACGACGTGATCGCTCCGCGCGACACCCGCGCTCATGTCGGCCGCGCCCTGCGCGCGCTGCGCGGCAAGCGTGCCCCGATGCCGGAGCGGCGGCACGGCAACATCCCGCTCTGA